One window from the genome of Lutra lutra chromosome X, mLutLut1.2, whole genome shotgun sequence encodes:
- the ZNF41 gene encoding zinc finger protein 41, whose product MPANQSSPQWSSVLAAEGHGSLCEVSVSFEDVTVDFSKEEWQQLDPAQRRLYRDVTLENYSHLRSVGCLVPKPEVIFKLEQGEGPWTLEGETPHQSWSDEDIGGKQHQRIAGKVSLHCEKFGQLMGEDPLCSILEELWQNNSQLERYRESQNHPLNHVKVLIKERGYECKNTEKIIHVSTKLVPSIKSLRNYDPFGKSLKHTLNLHNHNKSNATKKLDKIFGNDNNFAPSSSSTETVNTGANSCDINQCEKHLGNKQVLIHHQTIQTGEQLPVCTECVKGFPQKPHLSEHQRIHAEEKSHECHKSHKALRQKPPINVPQSAYTGDKPYICTQCEKAFTLKSNLITHQKIHTGQKPYKCSECGKAFFHRSYLFRHMRIHTGEKPYECRECGRGFSQNSDLTIHQKTHTGEKHYACGECGKAFTRKSALRMHQRIHTGEKPYVCPECGKAFIQKSHFNTHQRIHTGEKPYECGECGKSFTKKSQLHVHQRIHTGEKPYICTECGKVFTHRTNLTTHQKTHTGEKPYTCAECGKAFSDQSNLIKHQKTHTGEKPYKCNGCGKAFIWKSRLKIHQKSHIGERHYECNECGKAFIQKSTLSVHQRIHTGEKPYVCPECGKAFIQKSHFIAHHRIHTGEKPYKCSDCGKCFTKKSQLRVHQKIHTGEKPNICAECGKAFTDRSNLITHQKIHTREKPYKCSDCGKTFTWKSRLTIHQKSHTGERHYECGKCGKAFIQKATLSMHQIIHNGKKPYACIECQKAFTDRSNLIKHQKTHSGEKV is encoded by the exons GTCTCCGTGTCATTCGAGGATGTGACTGTGGACTTCAGCAAGGAAGAGTGGCAGCAACTGGACCCTGCTCAGAGACGCTTGTACCGGGATGTGACGCTGGAGAATTACAGCCACCTGCGCTCAGTGG GGTGCCTGGTTCCCAAACCAGAGGTCATCTTCAAGTTGGAGCAAGGAGAGGGGCCATGGACATTGGAGGGGGAAACCCCACATCAGAGCTGGTCAG acgAGGATATTGGGGGAAAGCAACACCAGAGAATTGCTGGGAAAGTTTCATTGCACTGTGAGAAATTTGGTCAACTCATGGGAGAAGATCCATTGTGTTCCATTTTAGAAGAATTGTGGCAAAACAACAGCCAGCTAGAGAGATATCGGGAGAGCCAGAATCACCCTTTAAATCATGTGAAAGTATTGATTAAGGAGAGGGGCTATGAATGtaagaatactgaaaaaataatccATGTGAGTACCAAGCTTGTTCCTTCAATTAAAAGTCTCCGTAACTATGACCCATTTGGAAAGAGTCTGAAGCatactttaaacttacacaatcATAATAAAAGCAATGCAACAAAGAAGCTTGATAAGATTTTTGGAAATGATAACAATTTTGCCCCTAGCTCTTCGTCTACTGAGACTGTGAATACAGGGGCAAATTCCTGTGACATTAATCAATGTGAAAAACATCTTGGCAACAAACAAGTTCTCATCCACCATCAGACAATTCAGACTGGGGAGCAACTGCCTGTATGTACTGAGTGTGTAAAGGGCTTCCCCCAAAAGCCCCATCTCTCTGAGCATCAGAGAATTCATGCTGAGGAAAAATCCCATGAATGTCATAAAAGCCACAAAGCCCTCAGGCAGAAGCCACCAATTAACGTACCTCAAAGTGCTTATACAGGAGACAAACCCTATATATGTACTCAATGTGAGAAGGCCTTTACTCTCAAGTCGAACCTCATTACACATCAGAAAATTCATACTGGGCAGAAACCCTATAAATGCAGTGAATGCGGAAAAGCCTTTTTCCACAGATCCTATCTCTTTAGACACATGAGAATCCATACGGGAGAAAAACCGTACGAATGCCGTGAGTGTGGAAGAGGCTTCTCCCAGAATTCAGACCTTACCATACATCAGAAAACTCATACCGGAGAGAAACACTATGCGTGCGGCGAATGCGGGAAAGCCTTCACCAGAAAGTCAGCACTCAGAATGCACCAGAGAatccacacaggagagaaaccctacGTATGCCCTGAATGCGGGAAGGCCTTcatccagaaatcccacttcaACACACATCAGAGAATCCATACCGGCGAGAAGCCTTATGAATGTGGCGAGTGCGGAAAGTCGTTCACGAAGAAGTCACAGCTCCACGTGCATCAAAGAATTCACACAGGGGAAAAACCCTATATATGTACAGAATGTGGAAAGGTCTTTACTCACAGGACAAACCTCACTACACATCAGAAaactcatactggagagaaaccctatacGTGTGCTGAATGTGGCAAGGCTTTCAGCGACCAGTCAAATCTCATTAAACACCAGAAAAcgcacactggagagaaaccctataaatgcAACGGCTGTGGAAAAGCCTTCATATGGAAGTCACGCCTCAAAATACATCAGAAATCTCATATTGGAGAGAGACACTATGAATGCAacgaatgtgggaaagccttcatcCAGAAATCGACACTAAGTGTGCATCAGAGAatccacacaggagagaaaccctacGTTTGTCCTGAATGCGGGAAGGCCTTcatccagaaatcccacttcaTTGCACATCATAGAATCCATACCGGAGAGAAGCCTTACAAGTGCAGCGACTGTGGCAAGTGCTTTACTAAGAAGTCACAGCTTCGTGTGCATCAGAAGATTCACACAGGGGAGAAACCCAATATATGCGCCGAATGTGGAAAGGCCTTCACTGACAGGTCCAATCTGATAACACACCAGAAAATCCACACCagagagaaaccctataaatgcAGTGACTGCGGAAAAACCTTCACTTGGAAGTCCCGCCTCACTATCCATCAGAAATCTCATACTGGAGAGAGACACTATGAATGCGGTAAATGCGGGAAAGCCTTCATCCAGAAAGCAACATTAAGTATGCATCAGATTATTCATAACGGAAAGAAACCCTATGCCTGTATAGAATGTCAGAAGGCCTTCACCGACAGATCGAATCTCATTAAGCACCAGAAAACTCACAGTGGAGAAAAAGTATAA